The following proteins are co-located in the Triticum aestivum cultivar Chinese Spring chromosome 1A, IWGSC CS RefSeq v2.1, whole genome shotgun sequence genome:
- the LOC123181191 gene encoding noroxomaritidine/norcraugsodine reductase-like, which translates to MTTGREKRWSLAGATALVTGGSKGIGRAIVEELAGFGARVHTCSRNAAELEECRRQWEEEKLAVTVSVCDVSVRAAREKLMETARESFDGKLDILVNNAGQLFFKVATELTENNYSHLMETNLASSFHLSQLAHPLLLNASICGGGSIVNISSIAGSVGFPCFTLYSITKGGMNQLTRSLATEWARDNIRVNGVAPSMIMTDMIKDIESEAMEKEYSRIPMGRSGKPAEVASVVSFLCMPTASYITGQVICIDGGRSIC; encoded by the exons ATGACGACGGGCAGGGAGAAGAGGTGGAGCCTGGCCGGCGCGACGGCGCTCGTCACCGGCGGCAGCAAAGGAATAGG GCGCGCCATCGTGGAGGAGCTTGCCGGCTTCGGGGCGCGGGTGCACACGTGCTCCCGCAACGCGGCGGAGCTGGAAGAGTGCCGCCGGCAGTGGGAGGAGGAGAAGCTGGCGGTCACCGTCTCCGTCTGCGATGTCTCCGTACGCGCTGCGAGGGAGAAGCTCATGGAGACGGCCAGGGAATCTTTCGACGGCAAGCTTGACATATTG GTGAACAATGCAGGGCAATTGTTTTTCAAAGTGGCTACGGAGTTGACGGAAAACAACTACTCGCATCTGATGGAGACTAATTTAGCATCGAGCTTCCACCTCAGTCAGctagcacaccctctcctcctcaACGCCTCCATATGCGGAGGAGGAAGTATTGTCAACATCTCCTCCATTGCAGGCTCAGTTGGCTTTCCATGCTTCACACTTTATAGCATTACAAAAG GAGGAATGAACCAACTTACAAGGAGCCTCGCCACTGAGTGGGCTAGAGACAATATTCGTGTGAACGGTGTTGCTCCATCCATGATCATGACTGACATGATCAAAGAT ATAGAGTCGGAGGCCATGGAGAAAGAGTACTCGCGGATCCCGATGGGCCGTAGTGGCAAGCCAGCGGAGGTCGCGTCGGTGGTGTCCTTCCTTTGTATGCCCACGGCATCCTATATCACCGGCCAAGTTATTTGTATTGACGGTGGTCGATCTATTTGTTAG